In Abyssisolibacter fermentans, a genomic segment contains:
- a CDS encoding hydrogenase maturation protease, producing MIKVIGIGNRVMSDDGIAIHVLEKIKDEIKMISPEIEVIIGETDFVYCLNKINNNDYVIIVDSTFLGLESGKVTLLSFNSIAQYKNFSFTQHDASLINRILNYKSSVKGCIIGIEIYSADYGFDISNILRKRFKNICKDTLYQIKTVIYKGGREI from the coding sequence ATGATAAAAGTTATTGGTATAGGTAACAGAGTGATGAGTGATGATGGAATTGCAATACATGTATTAGAAAAAATTAAAGATGAAATTAAAATGATTAGTCCAGAAATAGAGGTGATTATAGGAGAGACAGACTTTGTATATTGTCTAAATAAAATAAATAATAATGATTATGTCATTATAGTTGATAGTACATTTTTAGGTTTAGAAAGTGGAAAAGTTACATTGTTATCATTTAACAGCATAGCACAATACAAAAATTTTTCATTTACGCAGCATGACGCTAGTCTAATTAATAGGATATTAAACTATAAAAGCAGTGTGAAGGGTTGTATTATTGGAATTGAGATTTATAGTGCTGATTATGGATTTGACATATCAAATATTTTAAGAAAAAGATTTAAAAACATATGTAAAGATACTCTATATCAAATTAAAACAGTAATATATAAGGGTGGAAGGGAAATATAA
- the hypA gene encoding hydrogenase maturation nickel metallochaperone HypA: MHEVSVASELLDIINENAEIHNIKEVKKIVLKIGKFTCIQENALRFAFKAISEKTLCANAQLVIENVKAAACCKNCKQYFDINYTNKICPKCGQFSFNITTGYELLLESIEGEKDETDINTDKYIKKQ; encoded by the coding sequence ATGCATGAAGTATCTGTAGCATCTGAATTATTAGATATTATAAATGAAAATGCTGAAATTCACAATATAAAAGAAGTAAAAAAAATAGTACTAAAAATAGGGAAATTTACATGTATACAAGAAAATGCACTTAGATTTGCCTTTAAAGCTATTTCTGAAAAAACTTTGTGTGCAAATGCGCAGCTGGTAATAGAGAATGTAAAAGCAGCTGCATGTTGTAAAAATTGCAAACAATATTTTGATATCAATTATACAAATAAAATATGTCCTAAATGTGGTCAGTTTAGTTTTAATATAACTACAGGGTATGAATTATTGTTAGAGAGTATAGAGGGGGAAAAAGATGAAACAGATATTAATACAGACAAATATATTAAAAAACAATGA
- the hypB gene encoding hydrogenase nickel incorporation protein HypB — MKQILIQTNILKNNDDIARKNRQRLNDQKIFTINLLGSPGSGKTSILEQIIKHIKPKVNMGVIEGDLYTTKDAQRIEKHNVNVIQVNTGGICHLDASMVQHALQYLDIDYLDFLVIENVGNLVCPAAYDLGGDMKITVMSVTEGNDKPLKYPFMFQISSVIILNKVDIIDFTDFDIEEFYKDIKSLNEEIQIYEVSCKTGQGIEELSKYFESKINCKKGE; from the coding sequence ATGAAACAGATATTAATACAGACAAATATATTAAAAAACAATGATGATATAGCTCGTAAAAATAGACAACGCTTAAATGACCAAAAAATATTTACCATTAATCTATTAGGCTCGCCGGGAAGTGGTAAAACCTCAATCTTAGAACAAATAATAAAACATATCAAACCAAAAGTTAATATGGGCGTAATTGAAGGAGATTTATATACTACTAAAGATGCACAAAGGATAGAAAAGCATAATGTAAATGTTATCCAAGTAAATACAGGAGGTATATGTCACTTAGACGCTTCTATGGTACAGCATGCCCTTCAATATTTAGATATAGATTATTTAGATTTTTTAGTAATAGAAAACGTTGGGAATCTAGTTTGTCCTGCGGCTTATGATTTGGGAGGAGACATGAAAATAACAGTTATGAGTGTAACTGAGGGGAATGATAAACCGCTTAAATATCCGTTTATGTTTCAAATCTCAAGTGTCATAATACTAAACAAGGTTGATATTATAGACTTTACAGATTTTGATATTGAAGAATTTTATAAAGATATAAAATCATTAAATGAAGAAATACAAATATATGAAGTTTCCTGCAAAACAGGTCAAGGTATAGAAGAATTGAGTAAATACTTTGAAAGTAAAATAAACTGTAAAAAGGGGGAATGA